A stretch of the Pan troglodytes isolate AG18354 chromosome 20, NHGRI_mPanTro3-v2.0_pri, whole genome shotgun sequence genome encodes the following:
- the SLC17A7 gene encoding vesicular glutamate transporter 1, which translates to MEFRQEEFRKLAGRALGKLHRLLEKRQEGAETLELSADGRPVTTQTRDPPVVDCTCFGLPRRYIIAIMSGLGFCISFGIRCNLGVAIVSMVNNSTTHRGGHVVVQKAQFSWDPETVGLIHGSFFWGYIVTQIPGGFICQKFAANRVFGFAIVATSTLNMLIPSAARVHYGCVIFVRILQGLVEGVTYPACHGIWSKWAPPLERSRLATTAFCGSYAGAVVAMPLAGVLVQYSGWSSVFYVYGSFGIFWYLFWLLVSYESPALHPSISEEERKYIEDAIGESAKLMNPLTKFSTPWRRFFTSMPVYAIIVANFCRSWTFYLLLISQPAYFEEVFGFEISKVGLVSALPHLVMTIIVPIGGQIADFLRSRRIMSTTNVRKLMNCGGFGMEATLLLVVGYSHSKGVAISFLVLAVGFSGFAISGFNVNHLDIAPRYASILMGISNGVGTLSGMVCPIIVGAMTKHKTREEWQYVFLIASLVHYGGVIFYGVFASGEKQPWAEPEEMSEEKCGFVGHDQLAGSDDSEMEDEAEPPGAPPAPPPSYGATHSTFQPPRPPPPVRDY; encoded by the exons ATGGAGTTCCGCCAGGAGGAGTTTCGGAAGCTAGCGGGTCGTGCTCTCGGGAAGCTGCACCG CCTTCTGGAGAAGCGGCAGGAAGGCGCGGAGACGCTGGAGCTGAGTGCGGATGGGCGCCCGGTGACCACGCAGACCCGGGACCCGCCGGTGGTGGACtgcacctgcttcggcctccctcGCCGCTACATTATCGCCATCATGAGTGGTCTGGGCTTCTGCATCAGCTTTGGCATCCGCTGCAACCTGGGCGTGGCCATCGTCTCCATGGTCAATAACAGCACGACCCACCGCGGGGGCCACGTGGTGGTGCAG AAAGCCCAGTTCAGCTGGGATCCAGAGACTGTCGGCCTCATACACGGCTCCTTTTTCTGGGGCTACATTGTCACTCAGATTCCAGGAGGATTTATCTGTCAAAAATTTGCAGCCAACAG AGTTTTCGGCTTTGCTATTGTGGCAACATCCACTCTAAACATGCTGATCCCCTCAGCTGCCCGCGTCCACTATGGCTGTGTCATCTTCGTGAGGATCCTGCAGGGGTTGGTAGAG GGGGTCACATACCCCGCCTGCCATGGGATCTGGAGCAAATGGGCCCCACCCTTAGAACGGAGTCGCCTGGCGACGACAGCCTTTTGTG GTTCCTATGCTGGGGCGGTGGTGGCGATGCCCCTCGCCGGGGTCCTTGTGCAGTACTCAGGATGGAGCTCTGTTTTCTACGTCTACG GCAGCTTCGGGATCTTCTGGTACCTGTTCTGGCTGCTCGTCTCCTACGAGTCCCCCGCGCTGCACCCCAGCATCTCGGAGGAGGAGCGCAAGTACATCGAGGACGCCATCGGAGAGAGCGCGAAACTCATGAACCCCCTCACG AAGTTTAGCACTCCCTGGCGGCGCTTCTTCACGTCTATGCCAGTCTATGCCATCATCGTGGCCAACTTCTGCCGCAGCTGGACGTTCTACCTGCTGCTCATCTCCCAGCCCGCCTACTTCGAAGAAGTGTTCGGCTTCGAGATCAGCAAG GTAGGCCTGGTGTCCGCGCTGCCCCACCTGGTCATGACCATCATCGTGCCCATCGGCGGCCAGATCGCGGACTTCCTGCGGAGCCGCCGCATCATGTCCACCACCAACGTGCGCAAGTTGATGAACTGCGGAG GCTTCGGCATGGAAGCCACGCTGCTGTTGGTGGTCGGCTACTCGCACTCCAAGGGCGTGGCCATCTCCTTCCTGGTCCTAGCCGTGGGCTTCAGCGGCTTCGCCATCTCTG GGTTCAACGTGAACCACCTGGACATAGCCCCGCGCTACGCCAGCATCCTCATGGGCATCTCCAACGGCGTGGGCACACTGTCGGGCATGGTGTGCCCCATCATCGTGGGGGCCATGACTAAGCACAAG ACTCGGGAGGAGTGGCAGTACGTGTTCCTAATTGCCTCCCTGGTGCACTATGGAGGTGTCATCTTCTACGGGGTCTTTGCTTCTGGAGAGAAGCAGCCGTGGGCAGAGCCTGAGGAGATGAGCGAGGAGAAGTGTGGCTTCGTTGGCCATGACCAGCTGGCTGGCAGTGACGACAGCGAAATGGAGGATGAGGCTGAGCCCCCGGGGGCACCCCCTGCACCACCGCCCTCCTATGGGGCCACACACAGCACATTTCAgccccccaggcccccaccccctgTCCGGGACTACTGA
- the PIH1D1 gene encoding PIH1 domain-containing protein 1, translating into MANPKLLGLGLSEAEAIGADSARFEELLLQASKELQQAQTTRPESTQIQPQPGFCIKTNSSEGKVFINICHSPSIPPPADVTEEELLQMLEEDQAGFRIPMSLGEPHAELDAKGQGCTAYDVAVNSDFYRRMQNSDFLRELVITIAREGLEDKYNLQLNPEWRMMKNRPFMGSISQQNIRSEQRPRIQELGDLYTPAPGRAESGPEKPHLNLWLEAPDLLLAEIDLPKLDGALGLSLEIGENRLVMGGPQQLYHLDAYIPLQINSHESKAAFHRKRKQLMVAMPLLPVPS; encoded by the exons ATGGCGAACCCGAAGCTGCTGGGACTGGGGCTAAGCGAGGCGGAGGCGATCGGTGCTGATTCGGCGCGATTTGAGGAGCTGCTGCTGCAG GCCTCCAAGGAGCTCCAGCAAGCCCAGACAACCAGACCAGAATCGACACAAATCCAGCCTCAGCCTG GTTTCTGCATAAAGACCAACTCCTCGGAAGGGAAGGTTTTCATCAACATCTGCCACTCCCCCTCTATCCCTCCTCCCGCCGACGTGACCGAGGAGGAGCTGCTTCAGATGCTAGAGGAGGACCAAGCTGGGTTTCGCATCCCCATGAGTCTGGGAGAGCCTCATGCAGAACTGGATGCAA AAGGCCAGGGATGTACCGCCTACGACGTAGCTGTCAACAGCGACTTCTACCGGAGGATGCAG AACAGCGATTTCTTGCGGGAGCTCGTGATCACCATCGCCAGGGAGGGCCTTGAGGACAAATACAACTTGCAGCTGAATCCGG AATGGCGCATGATGAAGAACCGGCCATTCATGGGCTCCATCTCGCAGCAGAACATCCGCTCGGAGCAGCGTCCTCGGATCCAGGAGCTGGGGGACCTGTACACGCCCGCCCCCGGGAGAGCTGAGTCAGG CCCTGAAAAGCCTCACCTGAACCTGTGGCTGGAAGCCCCCGACCTCCTCTTGGCTGAAATTGACCTCCCCAAACTG GATGGAGCCCTGGGGCTGTCGCTGGAGATCGGGGAGAACCGCCTGGTGATGGGGGGCCCCCAGCAGCTGTATCATCTAGACGCTTATATCCCGCTGCAGATCAACTCTCATGAGAGCAAGGCAGCCTTCCACCGGAAGAGAAAG CAATTAATGGTGGCCATGCCGCTTCTGCCGGTGCCTTCTTGA
- the GFY gene encoding Golgi-associated olfactory signaling regulator yields the protein MKSFSRILFLVFLLAGLRSKAAPSAPLPLGCGFPDMAHPSETSPLKGASENSTRDRLNPEFPGTPYPEPSKPPHTVSLESFPLDFTEPPNPDLRETPHPESPETPKADSLTTSISESLDMPKTNLSKMAHPESSETPTPGPTEMPHPGSPETPKPNFSKTSRPEFPETPNTDLMQTIPQESPEILQLNATEVSQAELPETSNTNPTKTPDPKSPEKHDLNSTETPNSEFLQALHPDPSKTPHPESHVTHNPSPTEISQTEFPTTYYQNATDVPRTSDPQISTSLYPETPVPFKDDATALNELSLNPKPGTPAAIQHDSPKLPTSDSPGMVELKAPQNSGPKESNAPPPSARIAGPPALPGRPSQLAPATLRAPQRHSRGEGVNTIIVVERVKETGVTLVGRPRGAAGGALCLFFAGTALLIGIFVLLWCLYRRAARQRPFAHHRLPDDGDEPVLHLDAPKDPYDLYFYAPDTWVPSHIATKQPPPTPPLPPKLPPPPRGGRPQRLEALSPATLPNNFV from the exons ATGAAATCATTCAGCCGGATCCTCTTCCTCGTCTTCCTCCTCGCCGGCCTGAGGTCCAAGGCCGCTCCCTCAGCCCCTCTGCCTTTGGGCTGTGGCTTTCCGGACATGGCCCACCCCTCTGAGACTTCCCCTCTGAAGGGTGCTTCTGAAAATTCCACACGAGATCGTCTTAACCCAGAATTTCCTGGGACTCCTTACCCTGAGCCTTCCAAACCACCTCATACGGTTTCCCTGGAAAGCTTCCCACTTGACTTCACTGAGCCCCCCAACCCTGACCTCCGAGAAACCCCGCACCCAGAGTCTCCTGAGACCCCCAAAGCTGACTCACTCACAACCTCAATATCAGAATCCCTGGACATGCCCAAAACTAACCTCTCCAAAATGGCACACCCAGAGTCTTCTGAGacccccacacctggcccaacTGAAATGCCACACCCAGGATCCCCTGAGACCCCCAAACCTAACTTCTCCAAAACTTCACGCCCAGAATTTCCTGAGACCCCAAACACTGACCTTATGCAAACTATACCCCAAGAATCCCCAGAGATTCTGCAGCTTAATGCCACTGAAGTCTCACAGGCAGAACTCCCCGAGACCTCAAACACTAACCCTACCAAGACCCCTGACCCCAAATCCCCAGAAAAGCATGACCTCAACTCCACTGAGACCCCAAACTCTGAATTTCTCCAAGCTCTCCATCCTGACCCTTCTAAAACCCCCCACCCAGAATCCCATGTGACCCACAATCCCAGCCCCACCGAAATTTCCCAAACAGAATTCCCCACAACCTACTACCAAAATGCAACAGATGTACCCAGGACCTCCGACCCTCAAATCTCCACTAGTCTCTACCCAGAAACACCTGTGCCCTTCAAGGATGACGCTACTGCTCTAAATGAGCTGTCCCTGAATCCCAAACCAGGAACACCTGCAGCCATCCAGCACGACTCCCCAAAATTGCCCACTTCAGATTCTCCAGGAATGGTTGAGCTGAAGGCCCCCCAGAACTCTGGCCCTAAGGAGTCCAacgcccctcctccctcagcccggATTGCAGGTCCCCCTGCTCTTCCAGGGCGCCCCAGTCAGTTGGCCCCTGCCACTCTGCGGGCACCCCAGAGGCACAGCCGAGGTGAGGGAGTCAACACCATCATCGTGGTGGAGCGAGTGAAGGAGACCG GCGTGACTCTGGTGGGGCGACCACGTGGCGCAGCAGGCGGGGCCCTCTGCCTGTTCTTCGCGGGGACCGCGCTGCTGATCGGCATCTTTGTGCTGCTGTGGTGTCTTTACCGCCGGGCAGCTAGACAGCGGCCCTTCGCACATCACCGGCTTCCGGACGACGGAGATGAACCGG TTCTGCATTTGGACGCCCCGAAAGACCCCTACGACCTCTACTTTTATGCTCCGGATACCTGGGTCCCTTCCCACATCGCCACCAAGCAGCCCCCGCCCACACCTCCTCTGCCACCAAAGCTGCCCCCGCCGCCCCGCGGGGGTCGCCCGCAGCGTCTGGAGGCCCTGTCCCCCGCCACGCTCCCCAACAACTTCGTGTGA